A window of Argopecten irradians isolate NY chromosome 1, Ai_NY, whole genome shotgun sequence contains these coding sequences:
- the LOC138314163 gene encoding carnosine synthase 1-like, translated as MSIQVYPEQMRQALEGKTILVIGTSNSGNRLIWDIFTEVKLKVILVAHTVYSDEPNKVHSLICYDYSNQSDIDSHANNIIQLLGDRHIDGCFTFTEADTPITAVICQKLGVRGIHPDAAMTVRSKHNTYQILRQNTTDCLYTTEIYSPISYRIGTVRDISDAKKITYPAVLKPEFDVGSWGVVKVTSKDDCLSQINRLQRNFDTSRLGGKFGKSLVLMELLQGLSYNVDVVIYDGELMIGLITDVGLYLPNMFVDTATCQPSSLSDELQTELTTAAHQCCCKVGLVNGVFNTEWKITESGPKLVEINGRIGMYRRSIVYKTTHGVILWEIAAAIACGIKPSFPDISVRSFAVGAYLYTKFHREQFLKKEVIQTLKSLANAKAILLEMFELKDLKQNEEEFPLSFCHLVALSNKDIKHARQALLDLYRSLGFTETEYDIEKFTSLWA; from the exons ATGTCCATTCAGGTATACCCTGAACAGATGAGACAGGCCCTGGAAGGAAAGACTATCCTCGTTATTGGGACAAGCAATTCTGGCAACCGACTTATCTGGGACATTTTCACGGAGGTAAAACTTAAG GTCATTTTGGTGGCACATACAGTTTATAGTGATGAACCGAACAAAGTGCACTCGCTCATCTGTTATGATTACAGTAACCAGTCCGATATAGATAGCCACGCAAACAACATTATCCAACTCCTCGGAGATCGACATATTGACGGATGTTTTACTTTTACCGAGGCGGATACACCAATAACAGCTGTCATATGTCAAAAACTGGGAGTCCGAGGAATCCATCCGGATGCGGCCATGACTGTCCGGAGTAAGCATAACACGTATCAAATATTGAGACAAAACACTACTGATTGTCTGTATACCACGGAGATATATTCACCAATATCATACCGCATTGGAACCGTGAGAGATATCAGTGATGCCAAGAAGATAACATATCCCGCCGTTCTCAAGCCCGAGTTTGATGTCGGGTCCTGGGGAGTTGTGAAAGTCACATCAAAAGACGACTGTCTCTCACAGATTAACAGACTACAGAGGAATTTCGATACATCTCGCTTAGGAGGGAAATTCGGAAAGTCTTTGGTTTTGATGGAGCTACTACAGGGTCTGTCTTACAATGTTGACGTTGTTATATACGACGGGGAGCTGATGATCGGCCTGATCACTGATGTTGGTTTGTACCTCCCGAACATGTTTGTGGACACCGCCACCTGTCAACCTTCTAGCTTGTCTGATGAACTACAGACAGAGCTCACCACGGCTGCCCACCAATGTTGTTGTAAGGTCGGATTAGTGAACGGAGTTTTTAACACCGAGTGGAAGATCACGGAGTCTGGTCCAAAGCTTGTCGAGATCAATGGAAGAATTGGCATGTATCGTCGAAGCATTGTCTACAAGACTACACATGGCGTCATTCTATGGGAGATTGCAGCTGCCATTGCATGTGGAATCAAACCGTCTTTTCCGGATATTTCTGTTCGAAGCTTTGCTGTGGGAGCCTACCTTTACACAAAATTTCACAGGGAACAATTTCTGAAAAAAGAAGTCATCCAAACACTGAAGTCATTGGCTAATGCAAAGGCCATCCTTCTAGAAATGTTCGAACTGAAAGatctgaaacaaaatgaagaGGAATTTCCTTTAAGTTTCTGTCATCTGGTTGCATTGAGTAATAAAGATATCAAGCATGCAAGGCAAGCTTTGCTCGACCTCTATC GCAGTCTCGGGTTTACCGAAACAGAGTATGACATAGAAAAATTTACAAGTTTGTGGGCttaa